A window from Apteryx mantelli isolate bAptMan1 chromosome 27, bAptMan1.hap1, whole genome shotgun sequence encodes these proteins:
- the SLFNL1 gene encoding schlafen-like protein 1 has translation MAGADTSLLAPGEEGIGGVGSSMASPEEGPSVPEPSEGLVMETKGVPGQPHTLYLGNLNPRYSPEVLCSILKDILGTAGLVLQRHHIEVVKKPRQAYALVQLGNEMSLEHIAKQLLVAADMEQSLIRELVVKGKTLVVAEGKQKAPSSQEDREEIVGQERLFYGAFMGSETRNVEFKRGSGEYLMGTLKHHVRKYVCAFLNSEGGSLFVGVEDTGFVHGVHCGHREEDRIRLLIDSILKGFKPQVFPDTYALTFIPVVKAGDPGTCLKVIRLSVQAPGSQGELLLYETDQGEVYLRRDGSIQGPLSGSAIQEWCRQKWSGELKKLEEKIEVLLKEKENLLQQLNQLQSPQPRSKVCTIV, from the exons ATGGCGGGGGCAGATACATCTCTCCtggccccaggcgaggaggggaTTGGAGGCGTGGGCAGCTCAATGGCATCACCAGAGGAGGGACCCTCTGTGCCAGAGCCCTCAGAGGGACTGGTGATGGAGACCAAAGGGGTCCCTGGTCAGCCCCACACACTGTACTTGGGGAACCTGAACCCACGGTACTCGCCAGAGGTGCTCTGCAGCATACTCAAGGACATCCTGGGCACAGCGGGCCTGGTTCTCCAGCGGCACCACATTGAGGTGGTGAAGAAGCCGAGGCAGGCCTATGCCTTAGTGCAGCTGGGCAATGAGATGAGCCTCGAGCACATTGCAAAGCAGCTCCTGGTTGCTGCAGACATGGAGCAGAGCCTCATCAGAGAGCTGGTGGTCAAGGGAAAGACACTGGTGGTCGCGGAAGGCAAGCAAAAGGCACCCAGCTCCCAGGAGGACAGGGAG GAGATCGTGGGCCAAGAGCGCCTCTTCTACGGGGCCTTCATGGGCAGCGAGACCAGGAATGTGGAGTTCAAGCGGGGCAGTGGGGAGTACCTGATGGGCACCCTCAAACACCACGTCCGCAAGTATGTGTGCGCCTTCCTCAACAGCGAAGGTGGCAGCCTCTTTGTGGGAGTGGAGGACACAGGCTTCGTGCATGGCGTCCACTGTGGGCACAGGGAGGAGGATCGCATCCGCTTGCTCATTGACTCCATCCTCAAAGGCTTTAAGCCCCAGGTGTTCCCCGACACATACGCCCTGACCTTCATTCCTGTGGTAAAGGCAGGGGACCCAGGGACATGTCTCAAGGTGATTCGTCTGAGCGTCCAGGCACCGGGGTCGCAGGGCGAGCTGCTGCTCTATGAGACGGACCAGGGTGAAGTGTACCTGCGCCGGGACGGCAGCATCCAGGGCCCACTCTCTGGAAGTGCCATTCAGGAGTGGTGCCGGCAG AAATGGTCAGGAGAATTGaagaagctggaggagaagatTGAGGTGCtgctgaaggagaaggaaaacctGCTGCAACAACTCAACCAGCTACAGAGCCCGCAGCCCAGGTCCAAAGTCTGCACCAttgtgtga